Proteins encoded in a region of the Brevundimonas vesicularis genome:
- a CDS encoding ABC transporter ATP-binding protein — MGSDVAPALSLSGIDAGYDGRPVLRDFSLSIAAGEVYALLGANGAGKSTVARVASGLLPARRGRVVLGEGGGPRGRIGLAPQDSALFPALSPRENVDVTARLCGVPKRDRGAAVNRALDLTGCGPRADQPVRTLSGGWKRRANLSAALVGQPRLLIADEPTEGVDASTRGVLSVALRETAKAGAGCLLISHDAIFVADTADRIGVLAQGRVLAEGAPNALLHRAFGSARLLSIRLTRPASDPAAQWFAQAGLTASEDGLEWRRLCDDALAIAQMLAAVVDGEDGEVAVRRPGLDDLVAQLSQTPS, encoded by the coding sequence TTGGGGTCTGACGTCGCGCCGGCCCTGTCGCTGAGCGGGATCGATGCGGGCTACGACGGCCGACCCGTGCTGCGTGACTTCAGCCTCAGCATTGCTGCGGGCGAAGTCTATGCCCTGCTTGGGGCGAATGGCGCGGGCAAGTCCACGGTGGCGCGCGTCGCTTCGGGTCTGCTGCCCGCTCGGCGCGGGCGTGTCGTCCTGGGCGAAGGCGGCGGGCCACGCGGACGCATCGGGCTGGCGCCGCAGGACAGCGCCCTGTTTCCGGCCCTGTCGCCGCGCGAGAACGTCGATGTGACGGCGCGGCTATGCGGCGTGCCCAAGCGTGATCGCGGCGCCGCCGTGAACCGCGCGCTCGACCTGACCGGCTGCGGCCCGCGCGCGGACCAGCCGGTGCGCACCCTGTCCGGCGGCTGGAAGCGGCGCGCCAACCTCAGCGCCGCCCTGGTCGGACAACCGCGGCTGCTGATCGCCGACGAACCGACGGAAGGCGTGGATGCGTCGACCCGCGGCGTCCTGTCCGTAGCCCTGCGCGAAACCGCAAAGGCGGGCGCCGGCTGTCTGCTGATCAGCCATGACGCCATCTTCGTCGCCGATACGGCCGACCGGATCGGTGTCCTGGCGCAGGGGCGAGTTCTGGCCGAAGGCGCGCCGAACGCGCTGCTTCATCGCGCCTTCGGCTCAGCCCGGCTGCTCAGCATTCGCCTGACCCGACCCGCGTCGGACCCCGCCGCCCAATGGTTCGCCCAGGCGGGGCTGACCGCGTCCGAGGACGGGCTGGAGTGGCGGCGGCTCTGCGATGACGCGTTGGCCATCGCCCAGATGCTTGCCGCCGTGGTCGATGGCGAGGATGGCGAGGTCGCCGTGCGACGCCCCGGCTTGGACGACCTGGTCGCACAGCTGTCGCAGACGCCGTCATGA
- a CDS encoding polyprenyl synthetase family protein codes for MAIVGIRRQPPLAGASCDPDDLRLQVQARLSEVAPAHDGLLSTAAREALLGQGKRVRPVLAMLAAAHVGGEAEDALDYACALEMVHASSLVLDDLPCMDDASLRRGQPTLHRRHGEDTAVLAAVALLNQATRLVLQTPAPAEMRLAALDLLTQAIGFDGLSEGQMRDLRDDARDRDETALRQINDLKTGALFVATVRGGGLLGGGDAQDLARLSIFGEAIGFAFQLCDDLLDVCSTVDAVGKDVGQDDDTTTFVDLWGECRTRAAVRQSLAKAVEAVGHDSPLALYVLDLFQQAELGV; via the coding sequence ATGGCCATCGTCGGCATCCGGCGCCAACCGCCTCTGGCGGGCGCATCCTGCGACCCCGACGATCTGCGCCTGCAGGTTCAGGCGCGTCTGTCCGAGGTCGCACCGGCGCACGACGGCCTGCTGTCCACGGCGGCCCGCGAGGCCTTGCTGGGACAGGGAAAACGCGTCCGGCCGGTGCTGGCCATGCTGGCGGCGGCGCATGTCGGCGGCGAGGCGGAAGACGCCCTGGATTACGCCTGCGCGCTGGAAATGGTCCATGCCTCGTCGCTGGTTCTGGACGATCTGCCGTGCATGGACGACGCCTCGCTGCGTCGGGGCCAGCCGACCCTGCACCGTCGCCATGGGGAGGATACTGCCGTGCTGGCGGCCGTGGCCCTGCTGAACCAGGCGACGCGTCTGGTGCTGCAGACGCCTGCGCCGGCGGAAATGCGTCTGGCGGCCCTGGACCTTTTGACGCAGGCGATCGGCTTTGATGGTCTGTCCGAGGGTCAGATGCGCGACCTGCGCGACGACGCGAGGGATCGCGACGAAACCGCCTTGCGCCAGATCAACGATCTGAAAACCGGCGCCCTGTTTGTCGCCACCGTGCGCGGCGGCGGTCTGCTCGGTGGCGGCGATGCGCAGGATCTGGCGCGGCTGTCGATTTTCGGCGAGGCGATCGGCTTCGCCTTCCAGCTCTGCGACGATCTGCTGGATGTCTGTTCGACTGTCGATGCGGTCGGCAAGGATGTGGGTCAGGACGACGACACCACCACCTTCGTCGATCTGTGGGGCGAATGCCGGACCCGTGCGGCGGTGCGGCAATCCTTGGCCAAGGCGGTCGAGGCGGTCGGCCATGACAGCCCCTTGGCCCTCTACGTTCTGGACCTATTCCAGCAGGCTGAACTTGGGGTCTGA
- the fni gene encoding type 2 isopentenyl-diphosphate Delta-isomerase, with protein MSTDADALIRRKDEHIDHVRAGRGVSQTTSGLDAVRFVHDALPDLDHDAIDLTTRFLGRRVALPFLISSMTGGPSRAEAINARLAEAAQSLGVVLAVGSQRVALETDGGLGLGLDLRRRAPDAMILANLGAVQFALGYGVDEARRAMEMIGADALILHLNPLQEGVQPEGDRDWRGVARGIERVAAAFPGRLIVKETGAGLSGAVARRLADMGVAALDVAGAGGTNWGLIEGARVTGGRAEALAAPFAGWGVPTARSLADCAQAAPDLDLIGSGGIRDGLDAARAIRLGACLVGQAAGVLEAALTSTEAVVDHLDLMAAQLRLACFCTGSADLTALAQAPLLEAPRF; from the coding sequence ATGTCCACTGACGCCGATGCCTTGATCCGGCGCAAGGACGAACACATCGACCACGTGCGGGCCGGGCGAGGCGTCAGCCAGACGACATCGGGTCTGGACGCCGTTCGTTTCGTTCACGACGCCCTGCCGGATCTCGATCACGACGCCATCGATCTAACGACGCGCTTTCTGGGGCGGCGGGTCGCCTTGCCGTTCCTGATCAGTTCGATGACCGGCGGGCCGTCGCGGGCCGAGGCGATCAATGCGCGGCTGGCTGAGGCGGCCCAGTCCCTGGGCGTGGTTCTGGCGGTCGGCTCGCAGCGTGTGGCGTTGGAGACCGACGGCGGTTTGGGTCTGGGGCTGGACCTGCGACGCCGGGCTCCGGATGCGATGATCCTGGCCAACCTGGGCGCCGTGCAGTTCGCCTTGGGTTATGGCGTCGATGAGGCGCGGCGGGCCATGGAGATGATCGGCGCCGACGCCCTGATCCTGCATCTCAATCCGTTGCAAGAAGGCGTTCAGCCCGAGGGCGATCGCGACTGGCGCGGCGTGGCGCGAGGCATCGAACGGGTCGCGGCGGCCTTCCCGGGGCGTCTGATCGTCAAGGAGACGGGCGCCGGCCTGTCGGGCGCGGTCGCGCGCCGTCTGGCGGACATGGGCGTCGCTGCGCTGGACGTCGCCGGAGCAGGCGGCACCAACTGGGGCCTGATCGAGGGCGCACGAGTGACGGGGGGGCGGGCGGAAGCGCTGGCTGCGCCCTTCGCCGGCTGGGGCGTGCCGACGGCGCGCAGCCTGGCAGACTGCGCCCAGGCCGCGCCGGACCTGGATCTGATCGGGTCGGGCGGCATCCGTGACGGACTGGATGCAGCGCGTGCGATCCGGCTGGGCGCCTGTCTGGTCGGTCAGGCGGCGGGCGTGCTCGAGGCGGCGCTGACCTCGACCGAGGCCGTGGTGGATCATCTGGATCTGATGGCGGCTCAGCTGAGACTGGCCTGTTTCTGCACCGGGTCGGCGGACCTTACCGCCCTGGCTCAGGCGCCGTTGCTGGAAGCGCCGCGTTTCTGA
- a CDS encoding sterol desaturase family protein, which produces MPWPTMILLFLATFLGMEVFAWAMHRYVMHGLLWTWHRSHHEPHDDVLEKNDLFAVVFAAPAIILVALGLHLWPWALPIGLGVTAYGLIYFFFHDGLVHRRFPTGIVGRSGFWTRRIQAHRLHHAVRTREGCVSFGFLWVRSARALKAELSQKRGASSNGA; this is translated from the coding sequence ATGCCCTGGCCGACGATGATCCTGCTGTTCCTCGCCACCTTCCTGGGGATGGAGGTCTTCGCCTGGGCGATGCATCGCTATGTCATGCACGGCCTGCTGTGGACCTGGCACCGCAGCCATCATGAACCGCACGACGACGTGCTGGAAAAGAACGACCTGTTCGCCGTGGTGTTCGCCGCCCCGGCCATCATCCTCGTCGCCTTGGGCCTGCATCTGTGGCCTTGGGCGCTGCCGATCGGCCTGGGTGTCACGGCCTATGGACTGATCTATTTCTTCTTCCACGACGGACTGGTGCATCGCCGTTTTCCGACGGGAATCGTTGGGCGCTCGGGGTTCTGGACGCGGCGCATTCAGGCCCACCGGCTGCATCACGCGGTGCGGACACGCGAGGGCTGCGTATCGTTCGGCTTCCTGTGGGTGCGTTCGGCGCGCGCGCTGAAGGCCGAACTGTCTCAGAAACGCGGCGCTTCCAGCAACGGCGCCTGA
- a CDS encoding sterol desaturase family protein: protein MKDLFVTTLALSLIIGVRYLLVGVVTHGLLWGGAGRGRQLNHRPPAPRRIRAEVIASLIACPIYALPAALVIELWKRGGTAIYDDIHAWSLWWLPASFIVYMLAHDAFYYWVHRGLHHPRIFPWAHAEHHRSRDPSAFASFAFDPAEAIATAWFLPALTLFIPIHWGVALALLTLMTATAVLNHAGREIWPASWLKSAPLRWIITATHHDAHHKRFNGNYGLYFQMWDRWAGSELSSARRRKA, encoded by the coding sequence TTGAAGGACCTGTTCGTCACCACCCTCGCGCTCAGCCTGATTATCGGCGTGCGCTATCTGCTGGTCGGCGTTGTGACCCATGGCTTGCTGTGGGGCGGGGCGGGACGGGGGCGTCAGTTGAACCACAGGCCGCCGGCGCCGAGACGCATCCGCGCCGAAGTCATCGCGTCCTTGATCGCGTGCCCGATCTACGCCTTGCCGGCCGCACTCGTCATAGAGCTCTGGAAGCGCGGCGGGACGGCGATCTACGACGATATCCATGCCTGGTCGCTGTGGTGGCTGCCCGCCAGCTTCATCGTCTACATGCTGGCCCACGACGCCTTTTACTATTGGGTCCACCGCGGACTGCACCATCCGCGCATCTTCCCCTGGGCCCATGCCGAGCATCATCGGTCGCGCGATCCCAGCGCCTTCGCCTCCTTCGCCTTCGATCCGGCCGAAGCGATCGCCACAGCCTGGTTCCTGCCGGCCCTGACCCTGTTTATCCCCATTCATTGGGGCGTAGCGCTGGCGCTGCTCACCCTAATGACCGCAACCGCCGTACTGAATCACGCAGGCCGAGAAATCTGGCCCGCGTCCTGGCTGAAAAGCGCCCCGCTACGCTGGATAATCACCGCCACCCACCACGACGCGCACCACAAACGCTTCAACGGCAACTACGGCCTGTATTTCCAGATGTGGGACCGATGGGCAGGTAGCGAGCTTTCTTCCGCTCGGAGGAGAAAGGCCTAG
- a CDS encoding sigma-54-dependent transcriptional regulator — protein MEFARPTAVALIEDDADFRHALVERLTLEGYDVRPFPGSEPALRAIDADFPGVVITDLRMPGLDGRQLLSRLQALDAALPIIMITGHGDITDAVAAMKDGAYDFVAKPFSFERLQDSLNRALEKRGLVLENRRLLAMASESGQELPLAGSSRAITALRATIAQIADARMDVLIEGETGTGKEAVARALHNGGRRRLAPFVAVNCGALPDGLIESELFGHELGAFAGALRRRVGHVERAHNGSLFLDEVESMPLAVQVKILRVLEEREVHPIGANEPRALDLRVLASSKIDLGEAARASAFREDLYYRLNVVRLRVPPLRERREDIPLLFAHFLRRAADRHGVDTPTISDSVRRLLVEADWPGNIRELAHFAERVALSLDDTTRPPDEGLSLPDRVNRFEAELLRDALQSHRGDISAVLAEMQVPRKTLYDKLQRHGLKPADFR, from the coding sequence ATGGAATTCGCTCGCCCCACTGCCGTCGCTCTGATCGAGGACGACGCCGATTTCCGCCATGCCTTGGTCGAGCGCCTGACCTTGGAAGGTTACGACGTCCGCCCTTTTCCGGGGTCCGAACCTGCATTGAGAGCGATTGACGCCGATTTCCCGGGCGTTGTCATCACCGACCTGCGGATGCCCGGCCTTGATGGCCGCCAGTTGCTCAGCCGCCTGCAAGCGTTGGACGCCGCCCTGCCGATCATCATGATCACTGGCCATGGCGACATCACCGACGCCGTCGCAGCGATGAAGGACGGCGCCTACGACTTCGTCGCCAAGCCCTTTTCGTTTGAGCGCCTTCAAGACAGCTTGAACCGCGCTCTGGAAAAACGCGGTCTGGTCCTGGAAAACCGTCGCTTGCTGGCGATGGCCTCGGAAAGCGGACAGGAACTTCCCCTGGCGGGATCATCTCGCGCTATCACCGCCCTCCGCGCCACCATCGCTCAGATCGCCGACGCCCGGATGGACGTGCTGATCGAAGGTGAAACCGGGACAGGAAAGGAGGCCGTTGCGCGCGCCCTTCACAACGGTGGTCGACGTCGCTTGGCGCCGTTCGTCGCCGTCAACTGCGGCGCCCTGCCCGACGGGCTGATCGAGAGCGAATTGTTTGGTCATGAACTCGGCGCCTTCGCCGGAGCCTTGCGCCGCCGGGTCGGGCACGTTGAACGGGCGCACAACGGCTCACTGTTTCTGGACGAGGTCGAGAGCATGCCTCTGGCCGTCCAGGTCAAGATTCTGCGTGTCCTGGAAGAACGCGAGGTCCATCCGATCGGAGCCAATGAGCCCCGCGCCTTAGATCTGCGTGTGCTGGCCTCGTCAAAGATCGATCTGGGCGAGGCCGCCCGCGCGAGCGCTTTTCGCGAAGACCTCTATTACCGTCTGAACGTCGTGCGGCTCCGCGTACCGCCTCTGCGCGAACGGCGAGAAGACATTCCCCTGCTGTTCGCCCACTTCCTGCGTCGCGCTGCGGACCGCCACGGCGTTGATACGCCCACAATAAGCGACAGCGTAAGACGCCTGTTGGTCGAGGCCGACTGGCCCGGCAACATCCGCGAACTGGCGCATTTCGCCGAACGCGTCGCCTTGTCGCTCGACGACACGACCCGCCCGCCCGACGAAGGCTTGAGCCTTCCCGACCGCGTCAACAGATTCGAAGCCGAACTGTTGCGCGACGCGCTACAGTCCCATCGTGGGGACATATCCGCAGTGCTGGCCGAAATGCAGGTTCCGAGAAAGACGCTGTACGACAAGCTGCAGCGGCATGGCCTGAAGCCCGCTGACTTCCGCTGA
- a CDS encoding ATP-binding protein, whose product MLRSELEKHRSLPLALASDPDIAALLSAPQTAKGDPVSLKLETLARQTRAAAIYIIDANGRTRAASNWRLPTSFVGADYGFRPYFINAMHQGQAEFFALGTVSGRPGLYLARRVDGSSGSAVGVVVVKVEFAALEAEWRASGEPAYVVDPGGVVLITSVSAWRFRTTEALDERRRRLTLTDQTLQPEALRPLPFVTPTNDRPGLIQAPVDGREQRWMHAAIPTETPGWTLHLLSPDRGSIGTAVATARALAALIVTLLAGVIVVLLRRRQQALVRARAEEEARMELERLIDERTHELRNANAALNRQIEERRQAETARELLRDELVQASKLAALGQIVASVAHEINQPVAAIQTQAETAGVLLDRDDPAKARGALARISDLTQRIGAITEGLRVFSRKSDPKIGIVRLEDAIYGALLLTRGRLDEGGVEMIREGDADVTVRADRFRLEQVIVNLVKNASEALEGCDRPRLTLKVSRDKNRVRLSISDNGPGVPPAVRAQLFTPFVTTRANGLGLGLVICRDLIAGFGGELDLVDEDVGATFVATLRIA is encoded by the coding sequence GTGCTACGCAGCGAACTGGAGAAGCACCGCTCCCTGCCCCTGGCGTTGGCGAGCGATCCCGACATCGCCGCCCTGCTGAGCGCCCCGCAGACTGCCAAGGGCGATCCTGTCAGCCTTAAACTGGAGACTTTGGCGCGTCAGACACGGGCCGCCGCCATCTATATCATCGACGCCAACGGCCGGACCCGCGCCGCCAGCAACTGGCGCCTGCCGACCAGTTTCGTCGGCGCCGACTACGGGTTTCGCCCTTATTTCATCAACGCCATGCACCAGGGCCAGGCGGAATTCTTCGCCTTGGGCACCGTGTCCGGCCGACCCGGACTCTATCTGGCGCGGCGCGTTGACGGGTCGAGCGGCTCCGCCGTGGGCGTCGTCGTGGTCAAGGTCGAGTTCGCCGCTCTCGAGGCCGAATGGCGCGCGTCGGGTGAGCCGGCCTATGTTGTCGATCCCGGCGGCGTCGTGCTGATCACCAGCGTGTCCGCATGGCGTTTCCGCACCACAGAAGCGCTGGACGAACGTCGACGGCGGCTGACATTGACCGATCAGACGCTTCAACCCGAGGCTTTGCGTCCCCTCCCCTTCGTAACGCCCACCAATGATCGACCGGGTCTGATCCAGGCTCCAGTCGATGGCCGTGAGCAACGCTGGATGCATGCGGCGATCCCAACGGAAACGCCCGGCTGGACCCTGCACCTGCTGTCGCCGGATCGCGGATCCATTGGAACGGCCGTCGCAACCGCACGGGCGCTTGCAGCCCTGATCGTCACCCTGCTGGCAGGCGTGATCGTCGTGCTCCTGCGTCGTCGCCAACAGGCCCTTGTCCGCGCGCGTGCCGAGGAAGAGGCGCGGATGGAATTGGAAAGGCTGATTGACGAACGCACCCACGAGCTTCGTAACGCCAATGCCGCCCTTAATCGCCAGATCGAGGAACGCCGCCAAGCCGAGACCGCACGCGAACTGCTGCGTGACGAACTGGTTCAAGCCAGCAAACTCGCCGCCCTGGGGCAGATCGTCGCCAGCGTGGCGCACGAGATCAATCAACCCGTCGCCGCTATCCAGACACAGGCAGAGACCGCCGGCGTTCTGCTTGACCGCGACGACCCCGCCAAGGCGCGCGGCGCGTTGGCGCGGATCAGCGACCTGACACAGCGCATCGGCGCCATCACCGAGGGTCTAAGGGTCTTTTCCAGAAAGTCAGATCCCAAAATCGGCATCGTCCGCCTGGAAGACGCGATCTACGGCGCCTTGCTGCTGACGCGCGGCCGATTGGACGAGGGCGGCGTCGAAATGATCCGCGAAGGCGACGCAGACGTCACAGTGCGCGCCGACCGCTTTCGTCTGGAACAGGTGATCGTCAACTTGGTCAAGAACGCCTCAGAAGCGCTGGAAGGCTGCGATCGGCCGCGACTAACGCTGAAAGTCTCGCGCGATAAGAACCGTGTTCGATTGAGCATTTCCGACAATGGTCCTGGCGTCCCTCCCGCTGTGCGCGCCCAACTGTTCACGCCCTTTGTCACCACACGCGCAAATGGCCTCGGCTTGGGTCTGGTCATCTGTCGAGATCTGATCGCCGGTTTCGGCGGCGAGCTTGACTTGGTCGACGAGGACGTCGGAGCGACCTTTGTCGCCACGCTGAGGATCGCGTGA
- a CDS encoding dicarboxylate/amino acid:cation symporter gives MSIPSEAAPVVRRPFYRHLYFQVLIAIALGALIGHFWPTFGESLKPLGDGFIKLVKMVIAPVIFLTIVTGIAGMRDLGSVGRVAAKAFAYFLVFSTLALIVGLIIANLVRPGHGLNIDPATLNAGAVEQYAAAAHESTIVGFLMGVIPDTLVSAFSTGNILQVLFVSILFGLALALVGERAQPVVDLFETLSLAVFKLVAIVMKAAPIGAFGAFAFTIGAYGIASIANLAALIVTFYVTAIIFVVGVLGLVGVANGFNILKLIRYLKEELLLVLGTSSSEAALPSLISKMERAGAAKSVVGLVVPTGYSFNLDGTNIYMTMAALFIAQALNIELTIWQQITLLLVAMLSSKGAAGITGAGFITLAATLSVVPDVPVAGMALILGIDRFMSECRALTNFIGNAVATIVVARWENALDRDALKAALDGHPLPVAALPDPAAGPGDDLVLAKD, from the coding sequence ATCTCAATACCGTCAGAGGCCGCGCCGGTCGTTCGCCGGCCGTTCTATCGTCACCTGTATTTCCAGGTGCTGATCGCTATCGCGCTCGGCGCTCTGATCGGTCACTTCTGGCCGACATTCGGCGAAAGCCTGAAGCCGCTGGGCGACGGATTCATCAAACTGGTGAAGATGGTCATCGCGCCAGTGATCTTCCTGACCATTGTGACCGGCATCGCGGGCATGCGTGATCTTGGAAGCGTCGGTCGCGTCGCCGCCAAGGCCTTCGCATACTTCCTGGTCTTCTCGACTCTGGCTCTGATCGTGGGCCTGATCATCGCCAATCTGGTGCGTCCGGGCCATGGTCTGAACATCGACCCGGCGACGTTGAACGCCGGCGCCGTCGAGCAGTATGCGGCGGCCGCGCACGAGAGCACGATCGTCGGCTTCCTGATGGGCGTCATTCCCGACACGCTGGTCAGCGCCTTCTCGACCGGCAACATCCTGCAGGTTCTGTTCGTGTCGATCCTGTTTGGCCTCGCCCTGGCGTTGGTGGGAGAGCGGGCCCAGCCTGTGGTCGATCTGTTTGAGACGCTCAGCCTTGCCGTGTTCAAGCTGGTCGCCATCGTGATGAAGGCCGCGCCCATCGGCGCCTTCGGAGCCTTCGCCTTTACGATCGGCGCCTACGGCATCGCATCGATCGCCAATCTGGCCGCCTTGATCGTGACCTTCTACGTCACCGCGATCATCTTCGTCGTGGGCGTGCTGGGGCTGGTGGGCGTCGCCAACGGCTTCAACATTCTCAAGCTGATCCGTTACCTCAAAGAAGAGCTTCTACTGGTGCTGGGCACTTCCAGTTCAGAAGCGGCCTTGCCCAGCCTGATCTCCAAGATGGAACGCGCGGGCGCCGCCAAGTCGGTCGTCGGCCTGGTCGTGCCGACCGGCTATTCGTTCAATCTGGACGGCACCAACATCTATATGACGATGGCTGCTCTGTTCATTGCTCAGGCGCTGAACATCGAACTCACCATCTGGCAGCAGATCACGCTTCTGCTGGTCGCCATGCTCAGCTCAAAAGGCGCAGCGGGCATCACGGGCGCGGGCTTCATCACCCTGGCGGCGACCCTGTCGGTCGTGCCGGATGTGCCAGTCGCAGGCATGGCGCTGATCCTGGGCATCGATCGCTTCATGAGCGAATGCCGGGCCCTGACCAACTTCATCGGCAACGCCGTGGCCACCATCGTCGTGGCCCGCTGGGAGAACGCGCTGGATCGCGACGCCCTGAAGGCCGCGCTCGACGGACATCCCTTGCCGGTGGCGGCGCTGCCTGACCCTGCGGCGGGGCCTGGAGACGATCTGGTTCTCGCCAAGGACTGA